One window of Mangrovibacterium diazotrophicum genomic DNA carries:
- a CDS encoding PepSY-associated TM helix domain-containing protein, which produces MRIKNLFSKVHLYGGLISGLVVFIVSITGVLYAFKDEFEQFDEYRFVQAQDTPLISPSFAFEKAQTVRPNTKIHSVVFNGREKAIEVIYYQGSPLYYGAAYLNPYTGELLHETNFLKSFWGLVLIGHRYLWLPPAIGGILMKFMVISYFVLLITGFVIWWPKSRRTKGAFWFSKTQNKTAQLREWHQVLGLYATVFIVLFLLTGSVWLFQDFGQWMYRATGGQKEAKFSIPPSDTTLIGTVLTTNPLDSVYRLVRAEFGETAQVELHGVDSPEKSILVEVQEKPGYWRMNYLFYDQYSLNEIPSPHIYGRFADAGPPELIRRVNYEVHTGAIGGFAGKLLAAIMSLLSASLPVTGFWFWLKRRKKKSKRSLRNQLIESQ; this is translated from the coding sequence ATGCGAATAAAAAATTTATTTTCTAAAGTACACCTCTACGGAGGTTTGATTTCCGGTTTGGTTGTCTTTATTGTTTCAATCACCGGAGTGCTCTATGCCTTTAAGGATGAGTTCGAACAATTCGATGAGTATCGATTTGTTCAAGCGCAGGACACCCCTTTGATTTCGCCGTCCTTTGCCTTTGAAAAAGCTCAGACTGTGCGCCCAAATACAAAGATTCACAGTGTTGTTTTCAATGGCAGGGAGAAGGCAATCGAGGTGATTTATTACCAGGGATCACCGCTCTATTACGGGGCTGCATATCTCAATCCTTATACCGGAGAACTGTTGCACGAAACCAATTTCCTGAAAAGTTTTTGGGGATTGGTATTGATCGGGCATCGCTATTTATGGTTACCACCTGCGATTGGTGGTATACTGATGAAATTTATGGTGATCAGCTATTTTGTGTTGTTGATTACCGGTTTTGTGATTTGGTGGCCCAAGTCACGAAGGACAAAAGGCGCTTTTTGGTTCTCGAAAACCCAAAATAAAACTGCACAACTGAGAGAGTGGCACCAGGTACTGGGCCTTTATGCAACCGTTTTTATTGTTTTGTTTTTGCTTACCGGTTCTGTCTGGTTATTTCAGGATTTCGGTCAGTGGATGTACCGGGCAACAGGCGGGCAAAAAGAGGCTAAATTCAGTATCCCTCCTTCAGATACAACCTTGATTGGTACTGTCTTAACGACGAATCCCCTCGACAGCGTATATCGTCTAGTTCGGGCTGAGTTTGGTGAAACGGCACAAGTTGAGTTGCACGGCGTCGATTCTCCTGAAAAGTCAATATTAGTCGAAGTGCAGGAAAAACCGGGTTATTGGCGTATGAACTATTTATTCTACGATCAGTATAGTTTAAACGAAATTCCGTCTCCGCACATTTACGGTCGCTTCGCAGATGCCGGTCCACCGGAATTGATTCGTCGGGTAAACTATGAAGTGCATACCGGTGCCATCGGCGGTTTCGCAGGAAAGCTTCTCGCCGCAATTATGAGTTTGCTTTCAGCCAGTTTACCGGTAACCGGCTTTTGGTTTTGGCTGAAACGACGCAAAAAGAAAAGTAAGAGATCATTGCGGAATCAATTGATTGAATCTCAGTGA